The nucleotide window ATAAAATTCGATAGAAACCGACACGCAGGGATGAACAGGCGAGATCATGTAGCCGATATAAACTGCTACATACATGATGGCAAAAGCCAGCGGAGTTAGCTCTGCAGCACCATAAGTGGAAATGTAAATTGGAATCAGAATTGAGATGGGAAGTTGAACTCTACCCGTTGCCAGGCTCAGAAAAGCACCTATAAAAATTATCAAAAAGCTTTTGGAAAATACAATTTTGGAAATCTCTTCCGAAACGGGCGAAGCCTGAAAAACATGCAGAAACAGGAAAACTCCAATTATGATCAAGAAATATTTCCAGGGTCTCATTTTTTGGAAAATAGTTTTAAAATCAGTGAAATTCAATTTACCGATTATTGCAGTTAAAATCAAACTGGATGAAATCCCAATCAGCAGAGATATTTCGTCCATCATGCCCAGATTTGATAAAGTTATGTGAATGATCGGTGCTGTTAAAATGATGATCAAAGGAACCAATAATTTACTTATATTCAATTTCTGCGGTCTTGGCATATCTCCTTTTATAGATCGCAAAAAGAAAAAATAACCAAGAAAGAAAAGCAGAAAAAATGCTGGTAAGATGAACAATATTATGCTGTAAATATTTAATCCAGCCATTTTTGATGCTGGCAACAAAGCTCCCAGTGGATAGATCAAAATTAAAATATGACGAAACCAGACGTTGATCGCTGCATAGTGATCATCGGAAATATCTTCACCAGCCCGAATCAGCATGGGAGCAGAAAGCAGCGCACCGCCGGGAATCGGTAAAATCCCCATCAAAGCCGGAGATAACCCCAGGAATACCTGACGTTTCAACTGTAGATTATCCACCAGATCTCTCAGTAGTCCACTCACCTGCAGGCTTCCACCGATCATCGGGATCAAGCCAACCGCGATCGCTAATAATAGAATATCAGTTTGTGTGATCGTTCTGACGATTTCTTCACCAAGTTTGGGAAGTGAAAGATTGAATAATCCTAAAACAACTGCCCCGATTATCAGGGCCAGCCACAAACTTTTCCTGGCAATGATAACAATCAACGCCAAAGCTACCAGAAAACTGATCCAGATGAGCATCTGAAACTACTTAATTTCCTAATATTTTTATATACAGTTTCCTATTTCTAGGACCGTCAAATTCACAAAAATAAATATCCTGCCAGGTTCCCAGAACCAATTGCCCGTTTTCCACGATGATCTGCTGATCACAAC belongs to Candidatus Cloacimonadota bacterium and includes:
- a CDS encoding DUF401 family protein; translation: MLIWISFLVALALIVIIARKSLWLALIIGAVVLGLFNLSLPKLGEEIVRTITQTDILLLAIAVGLIPMIGGSLQVSGLLRDLVDNLQLKRQVFLGLSPALMGILPIPGGALLSAPMLIRAGEDISDDHYAAINVWFRHILILIYPLGALLPASKMAGLNIYSIILFILPAFFLLFFLGYFFFLRSIKGDMPRPQKLNISKLLVPLIIILTAPIIHITLSNLGMMDEISLLIGISSSLILTAIIGKLNFTDFKTIFQKMRPWKYFLIIIGVFLFLHVFQASPVSEEISKIVFSKSFLIIFIGAFLSLATGRVQLPISILIPIYISTYGAAELTPLAFAIMYVAVYIGYMISPVHPCVSVSIEFYGAKYKDFAGKLLLPSLIGFGCSYIAALVLL